In the Leptospira sp. WS4.C2 genome, one interval contains:
- a CDS encoding class I SAM-dependent methyltransferase, with the protein MDKQLHWETIYKDKQPNEVSWTQSNPSLSLKLIQNTKKPKSANIIDVGGGESLLADHLLDLGYENITILDISKNALDRCKNRIGNKGKNLNWVVSDITEYHPETSFSIWHDRAVFHFLTEPTAIAKYKANLLKALSPDGEFIIGTFSTEGPKKCSGLDIKQYTEESLTECFSPELEPIEFQREDHETPFHTIQNFVFGRFKRVN; encoded by the coding sequence ATGGATAAACAATTGCATTGGGAAACCATCTATAAAGATAAACAACCAAACGAAGTAAGTTGGACACAATCAAATCCTTCCTTATCCTTGAAACTGATTCAAAACACAAAAAAACCAAAGTCAGCCAATATCATCGATGTAGGTGGCGGAGAATCTTTGTTAGCCGATCATCTTTTGGACCTCGGTTATGAAAACATTACTATTTTAGATATCAGTAAAAATGCCCTGGATCGCTGCAAAAATCGGATAGGAAACAAAGGTAAAAATTTGAATTGGGTTGTATCTGATATAACAGAATATCATCCGGAAACTTCCTTTTCCATTTGGCACGACCGTGCCGTCTTTCATTTCTTAACGGAACCAACTGCAATTGCTAAATACAAAGCGAATTTATTAAAAGCACTAAGCCCAGATGGAGAATTCATCATAGGTACATTTAGTACGGAAGGCCCCAAAAAATGTAGTGGATTGGATATCAAACAATATACAGAAGAAAGCTTAACTGAATGTTTTTCTCCTGAATTGGAACCAATTGAATTTCAGAGAGAGGATCATGAAACCCCATTTCATACAATTCAAAACTTTGTATTTGGTAGATTTAAAAGGGTGAATTGA
- a CDS encoding MFS transporter: MKKFIDKIQILGIFSITQTVFQIGTVMIMAVSALAGQSIAPSPESASLPISFVILGTLLGLVPASRIMKWKGSKFGLLTGTVIGIFGAALASYAMYERNFILFSISHLLYGFHQSFVQYLRFVAMESVPTHDRSSALSWILIAGIPAAFLGPLAGLHGIQLIPNAMYLGCYIILILSLSLQFVFISFLPTHSKSTNEAHTIETQSSPREAVRPLSYHIKNFGLWVSVLATAFSFGLMAMLMSAVPVAMKTHGHAMHASTTVLQWHVLGMYIPSFFSGQLVRKMTAPYLILLGIFVMGLESFAALQGTEFLPFAVALILLGVGWNFMYVGGTNLLVEQYHPSEKNTIQAINDTIVYSMAILSTYSAGYLENKIGWLRLNLVSIPFLVLITIFIIVYIERNRRKLKVYG, translated from the coding sequence ATGAAAAAATTTATAGATAAAATCCAAATACTGGGAATTTTTTCCATTACCCAAACTGTATTCCAAATTGGGACCGTGATGATCATGGCCGTTTCGGCCCTGGCCGGACAAAGCATCGCACCCTCTCCCGAATCAGCATCCTTACCCATTTCTTTTGTGATTCTTGGAACCCTTCTTGGTTTAGTTCCCGCATCAAGAATTATGAAATGGAAGGGTAGTAAATTTGGATTGTTGACCGGAACTGTGATTGGAATTTTCGGAGCTGCTCTTGCATCGTATGCAATGTATGAAAGAAATTTTATACTTTTCTCCATATCACACTTGTTATATGGATTTCACCAATCTTTTGTTCAATACTTACGATTTGTGGCAATGGAATCCGTTCCCACACATGACCGCTCCAGTGCTTTGTCTTGGATTTTGATCGCGGGAATTCCTGCAGCCTTTCTAGGTCCATTGGCAGGACTTCACGGAATCCAACTCATTCCGAATGCAATGTACTTGGGATGTTATATTATCCTAATCTTGAGTTTATCACTTCAGTTTGTTTTTATCAGTTTTCTTCCCACACATTCTAAATCAACAAACGAAGCTCATACGATAGAAACACAGTCTTCTCCAAGAGAAGCAGTAAGACCTCTCTCCTATCATATCAAAAACTTTGGCCTTTGGGTTTCTGTATTAGCGACTGCTTTTAGTTTTGGACTGATGGCTATGCTTATGTCCGCTGTACCCGTCGCTATGAAAACACATGGGCACGCTATGCATGCCTCCACAACTGTTTTACAATGGCATGTCCTCGGAATGTACATCCCTTCTTTTTTCTCAGGGCAACTGGTAAGAAAGATGACAGCTCCTTATTTGATTCTCCTCGGAATTTTTGTTATGGGACTAGAAAGTTTTGCCGCCCTACAAGGAACGGAGTTTTTACCATTCGCAGTGGCATTAATCCTACTCGGAGTCGGTTGGAATTTTATGTATGTAGGGGGAACAAACTTACTTGTGGAACAATACCATCCTTCAGAAAAAAATACCATTCAAGCGATTAATGACACCATTGTTTACTCGATGGCAATCCTTTCGACATATAGCGCAGGTTACTTGGAAAATAAAATTGGTTGGCTCCGTCTTAATTTGGTGAGTATTCCTTTTCTCGTTTTGATTACGATTTTTATTATTGTTTATATCGAACGCAATCGAAGGAAATTAAAAGTTTATGGATAA
- a CDS encoding putative bifunctional diguanylate cyclase/phosphodiesterase: MLKDKHKYVYWTKFRKDTSPLLRRFLLAASGLFVVAASLHILPLLTLQGEVDYLFFIVDLSFAAILFLEFLLKNKVPLIIRVFSLICTTVFISVLSYARSGLLGSAEISIAFMIVSFFVFLPPILSLISSLLVSLLPALFGGLVYLSLIRFPDSLGIRNNSPREWIFNSISLILFSVLTGFLIQRLRSKLIKNIIYLKESRSKILKSQKHIDKLAFYDSLTHLPNRYLFEKLIQNRINSGVSESFLLLINLKGLKVINALHGIGFGDQIITLTGCVLKLYTDEKPDVLVASLGGDEFILWIENSSKTKIEEAIVKFDLNNNELLTPERLGHRLQYRVSGIQFPQDATHLDEIIRKLSIAMNVAKDGILTKLVWFQSGMESKIEREQKLKNYLEKAINGGNFKIAYQEKVDITSKQTVGLEALARWNLPEFGDVPPDEFIPIITKSELIVPFGKCIFEKVISHIPRLLESYGKNIQISINISPIFFLYPNFNEYIIHYLLDHNIDPKHIIFEITEDVFLDEIETIQQIVTELRSKGISVSLDDFGKGYSSLHYMQKIQFDELKIDKSFLDDIAFSDRNFLLLESICHLADSLGLKTIAEGIENEEQLLRLRQTSCHVVQGYLYSRPQILFD, translated from the coding sequence ATGCTAAAAGATAAACACAAATATGTCTACTGGACGAAATTCCGAAAGGACACAAGTCCCCTTCTTCGCCGGTTTCTTTTGGCCGCATCAGGTTTGTTTGTTGTTGCTGCAAGTTTACATATTCTTCCCCTTTTAACCCTCCAAGGCGAAGTTGATTACCTTTTTTTTATCGTAGACCTCAGCTTTGCAGCGATTCTCTTTTTAGAATTTCTCTTAAAAAACAAAGTACCATTAATCATTCGTGTTTTTAGTTTAATCTGTACAACCGTATTCATCTCGGTGTTATCCTATGCGCGAAGTGGTCTTTTAGGTAGCGCTGAAATTTCAATAGCTTTTATGATCGTTTCCTTTTTTGTTTTTCTTCCACCCATTTTAAGTTTAATCTCTTCTCTCCTCGTATCGTTACTTCCTGCTTTATTTGGTGGACTCGTATATCTTTCCTTGATTCGATTCCCTGATTCCTTAGGAATTAGAAATAATAGTCCAAGAGAATGGATTTTTAATTCTATCAGTTTAATTCTATTCTCTGTTTTAACTGGTTTTTTAATCCAAAGACTAAGGTCAAAATTAATTAAAAATATAATTTATCTCAAAGAATCGAGAAGCAAAATATTAAAATCTCAGAAACATATCGATAAACTAGCATTTTATGATTCTTTAACACATCTACCAAACAGATATTTATTTGAAAAATTAATTCAAAATAGAATCAACTCAGGTGTATCAGAATCATTTCTTCTATTGATTAATTTAAAAGGACTCAAAGTAATCAATGCTTTACATGGAATTGGATTTGGAGATCAGATCATTACATTAACAGGCTGTGTATTAAAGTTATATACTGATGAAAAACCAGATGTACTAGTTGCGAGTTTGGGTGGCGATGAATTTATACTTTGGATCGAAAACTCAAGCAAAACCAAAATCGAAGAGGCTATTGTAAAATTTGACCTCAACAATAACGAGTTATTAACTCCAGAACGGTTAGGACATCGATTACAATATAGAGTTTCTGGAATTCAATTTCCCCAAGACGCAACCCACCTAGATGAAATCATACGCAAACTTTCCATCGCGATGAATGTTGCAAAAGACGGGATTTTAACAAAATTGGTTTGGTTCCAATCAGGAATGGAATCAAAGATTGAAAGAGAACAAAAACTAAAGAATTATTTGGAAAAGGCTATCAATGGAGGTAACTTCAAGATAGCTTACCAAGAAAAAGTCGACATTACTTCCAAACAAACGGTAGGACTAGAAGCACTCGCCAGATGGAATCTACCGGAATTTGGAGATGTCCCACCTGATGAATTTATACCAATCATCACCAAATCTGAGTTAATTGTTCCATTTGGAAAATGTATATTTGAAAAGGTAATTTCTCATATTCCAAGATTATTAGAATCTTATGGAAAGAATATACAAATTTCTATCAATATTTCACCCATATTCTTTTTATACCCAAACTTTAATGAATATATCATTCATTATTTATTAGATCACAACATTGATCCTAAACATATCATATTCGAAATTACAGAAGATGTATTCTTAGATGAAATAGAAACCATCCAACAAATTGTAACAGAACTCAGATCGAAAGGAATTTCCGTTTCCTTGGATGATTTTGGAAAAGGCTATTCATCACTTCATTATATGCAAAAAATACAATTTGATGAATTGAAAATTGATAAATCTTTTTTAGATGATATTGCATTTTCTGATCGAAACTTTCTTCTTTTAGAATCCATTTGTCATTTAGCTGACTCATTGGGACTCAAAACCATTGCAGAAGGCATTGAAAACGAAGAGCAACTCCTCCGCCTAAGACAAACCTCTTGTCACGTTGTCCAAGGATATCTTTACTCAAGACCACAAATTCTTTTTGATTGA
- a CDS encoding TetR/AcrR family transcriptional regulator — protein MKLTLKILQNEFDAYKNPQSEKEQDIIKAAEDVFAELGFAGATTAELAKSAGVTERTLFKYFPTKFDLYKRILSGLLLSTIVPGHMSDLKERLLLLKPNFKDWYTSILKARWEAVSKEPKKIKLLLGALLFSKEFAEIFGILWKTNLYDTSFEAIRYFQEIGEIRKDLDPHQIVRNSFSLGASLLITKFVLAPKLPMDPKEEIETLFEIFYHGIKKDQ, from the coding sequence ATGAAACTAACCTTAAAAATACTTCAAAACGAATTTGATGCCTATAAAAATCCACAATCTGAAAAAGAACAGGACATCATCAAGGCAGCAGAAGATGTTTTTGCAGAATTAGGATTTGCAGGTGCTACCACGGCAGAATTGGCAAAAAGCGCCGGCGTTACAGAACGTACGCTTTTTAAATATTTTCCAACAAAGTTTGATTTATACAAAAGGATTTTGTCTGGTTTACTATTGTCCACAATTGTTCCCGGTCATATGTCAGACCTAAAGGAACGATTACTATTGCTAAAACCAAATTTTAAAGATTGGTATACTTCGATTCTCAAAGCTCGATGGGAAGCAGTATCCAAAGAACCAAAAAAAATAAAACTACTACTCGGTGCCCTTCTATTCTCGAAAGAATTCGCTGAGATTTTTGGGATTCTCTGGAAAACAAATTTGTATGATACCTCATTCGAAGCAATTCGCTACTTCCAAGAAATTGGTGAAATCAGAAAGGATTTAGATCCCCATCAAATCGTAAGGAATTCTTTTAGTTTAGGTGCCAGTTTACTCATTACTAAATTTGTATTGGCTCCGAAATTACCAATGGATCCAAAAGAAGAAATCGAAACTCTTTTTGAAATTTTTTATCATGGAATTAAAAAGGATCAATAA
- a CDS encoding MltA domain-containing protein, with protein MRHKVETLVWASHLPFRATFKRNSLFFVIGLLTTLSLFSQTAQNRNRKLPLFSQSANLESALRESILYFKRMPKDIKFRFLEEEYTNREILKSLAELQTIVHDFSDHQIQDEIKKRFKLVNLSPSDGPPTITGYYEVRIYGKTKPEGEYQYPALSQPVTKSDNRILENPIHFPRERWKEKSIWEKYSKPIVFLRLTDLHLAQLEGSALVQTETNELFRINYAGDNGQNYISPSVYLKGICPSLKPYHLSNCIQSNPKEVTEAILKNPRYIFFEKETQTNPKIMEEDLGPFGTGGIRLVPFRSVAMDKKIPLGFPILLSFQSGSEQANDRLVFVHDRGNAITGEGRLDYYLGNGKGAEEVANNLLTKGKVTLLLPKKEKQIREEKIK; from the coding sequence ATGAGACATAAGGTAGAAACTTTGGTTTGGGCGAGTCACTTACCGTTTCGTGCGACGTTCAAAAGAAACTCATTGTTTTTTGTGATCGGCTTACTTACGACGCTTTCTTTATTTTCTCAAACCGCCCAGAACCGAAACCGAAAACTCCCCCTTTTTTCTCAGTCTGCGAATCTGGAGTCTGCACTCAGGGAGTCGATTTTGTATTTCAAACGAATGCCCAAGGATATAAAATTTCGTTTTTTGGAAGAGGAGTATACAAACAGGGAGATCCTCAAGTCCTTAGCGGAACTTCAAACGATAGTCCATGACTTTTCAGATCATCAAATTCAGGATGAAATAAAAAAAAGATTTAAGCTGGTAAACTTAAGTCCTTCCGATGGGCCACCCACTATAACAGGATATTATGAAGTACGAATTTATGGAAAAACCAAACCAGAAGGAGAATACCAATACCCAGCATTATCTCAACCCGTAACGAAGTCAGATAATAGAATTTTAGAAAATCCAATTCACTTTCCTCGGGAGAGATGGAAAGAAAAGTCCATTTGGGAAAAATATTCAAAACCAATTGTGTTTTTACGTTTAACCGACTTACATTTAGCACAACTAGAAGGATCAGCACTGGTTCAAACGGAGACAAACGAATTGTTTCGTATCAATTATGCAGGGGACAATGGTCAGAATTATATCAGTCCTTCCGTTTATCTTAAAGGAATTTGTCCCAGTTTGAAACCATACCATTTATCAAATTGTATCCAATCAAACCCGAAAGAAGTCACTGAGGCGATATTAAAAAATCCTAGGTATATATTCTTTGAAAAAGAAACTCAAACAAATCCCAAAATAATGGAAGAAGACCTTGGGCCATTCGGAACTGGCGGAATTCGATTAGTTCCTTTTCGTTCTGTTGCGATGGACAAAAAAATTCCTTTAGGATTTCCTATCCTTCTATCCTTTCAATCGGGAAGCGAACAGGCAAACGATCGTTTGGTGTTTGTGCATGACCGTGGAAATGCCATTACCGGTGAGGGTAGATTGGATTATTATTTAGGAAACGGAAAAGGAGCGGAAGAGGTTGCAAACAATTTATTAACTAAGGGAAAAGTGACTTTGTTACTTCCAAAAAAAGAAAAACAGATAAGGGAAGAGAAAATAAAATAA
- the rpmH gene encoding 50S ribosomal protein L34, with protein sequence MKRTYQPSNIKRVRTHGFRTRMATPGGRNVIASRRRKGRAKLTVSDEKIGRKF encoded by the coding sequence ATGAAACGTACGTACCAACCGAGTAATATTAAACGCGTGAGAACTCACGGATTCCGAACTAGAATGGCTACCCCAGGTGGAAGAAATGTGATAGCCTCCAGAAGAAGAAAAGGACGCGCTAAATTGACTGTTTCCGACGAAAAAATCGGGAGAAAGTTCTAA
- a CDS encoding glutathione S-transferase family protein — MKIYGDKQSGNSYKLILLASFLQIPYEWQDIDTKKGETRTDSFLQMNPNGKIPILVLDDGRILSESNAILNFLAEGSDLIPKDSFERAKVFQWQFFEQYSHEPYIAVARYIRHYLGIPAERRGEYESKQMGGHKALKVMETQLGKTPYLVGDYLTTADISLFAYTHVAEEGGFDLSSYPKILDWIKRIQSLEKFKPMKSF; from the coding sequence ATGAAAATTTACGGTGATAAACAATCTGGTAATAGCTACAAACTAATCCTTTTGGCTTCCTTCTTACAGATACCTTATGAATGGCAAGACATTGACACTAAAAAGGGAGAAACCAGGACAGATTCTTTTTTGCAAATGAATCCGAATGGAAAAATTCCAATTTTAGTTTTAGACGACGGACGGATTTTGTCCGAGTCCAATGCCATTTTAAATTTTTTAGCAGAAGGAAGTGATCTGATTCCTAAAGACTCATTCGAAAGAGCTAAAGTGTTTCAGTGGCAGTTCTTTGAACAGTACAGTCATGAACCTTATATTGCGGTTGCAAGATACATTCGTCATTATCTTGGAATTCCTGCCGAGAGACGTGGAGAGTATGAATCGAAACAAATGGGAGGTCATAAAGCTTTGAAGGTTATGGAAACCCAGTTGGGAAAAACACCGTATCTAGTTGGAGATTACCTGACTACCGCCGACATTTCGTTATTTGCTTACACACATGTAGCCGAGGAAGGCGGATTTGATTTATCGTCGTATCCAAAAATTTTGGATTGGATCAAACGAATCCAATCCTTGGAAAAATTTAAACCAATGAAGTCATTTTGA
- a CDS encoding gamma carbonic anhydrase family protein produces the protein MSYSEIPVFTKPFIHPSATAFGMIEYGTSVSLWPGAVVRADMNSIKLGSYVNIQDNSTLHTDSTSPITIGEWTLVGHNVMIHGCKIGRGVLIGIGSIVLDNAEIGDGSQIAAGCMIRGGKKIPPRSLVVPDGSDIKIFAGKAKPELTVAGCIEYAHLSVRFEKNLFVPFQKEEEVHFVTQAKEIITKLGI, from the coding sequence ATGTCCTATTCTGAAATTCCAGTTTTTACAAAGCCATTCATTCACCCTTCCGCTACTGCATTTGGCATGATAGAGTATGGAACTTCTGTTTCACTTTGGCCAGGAGCTGTGGTTCGGGCCGATATGAACTCCATCAAATTAGGAAGTTATGTGAATATCCAGGACAATTCAACTCTCCATACAGATAGCACAAGCCCAATCACTATCGGCGAATGGACATTAGTTGGTCATAACGTAATGATTCACGGATGTAAAATTGGTAGAGGTGTTCTCATCGGGATTGGTTCCATTGTTCTCGACAATGCAGAAATTGGTGATGGTTCTCAAATTGCTGCTGGATGTATGATTCGGGGTGGTAAAAAAATCCCACCAAGGTCCCTTGTAGTACCTGATGGATCCGATATCAAAATTTTTGCGGGCAAAGCGAAACCGGAATTAACAGTTGCAGGTTGTATCGAATATGCCCATCTATCGGTTCGTTTTGAAAAAAATCTCTTTGTACCGTTTCAAAAAGAAGAAGAAGTTCATTTTGTAACACAAGCAAAAGAAATCATTACAAAGTTAGGTATCTAA
- a CDS encoding cation diffusion facilitator family transporter, with the protein MGQGHNHSNHDHHSHDHHDSHNSSSSKNLAWAFALNLSFSLIELVGGIFSNSIAIISDAFHDFGDALSLALVWYLQKVSTKPKDNYFDYGYKRFSILGALIISVFLSVGSIFMIIESIKRFITPEETKANIMFILAIIGVIVNGAAMLRLNHGKSLTEKAVFLHFLEDILGWIAVLIGSIVMMFFQFPWFDPLLSLGIALWILWNAYGNIKQVMIVMLQAVPESIDRKNLISRWEKIKGIHSVHDIKIWSLDGNHHVASLHVLIDKTVKLNEFQKVKEKIRKVALDFEIIHTTIELETDAEQCELHSK; encoded by the coding sequence ATGGGACAAGGTCATAATCATTCCAATCACGACCACCACTCGCACGATCATCACGACAGCCATAACTCATCTTCATCTAAAAACTTAGCTTGGGCATTTGCGCTTAACTTAAGTTTTTCTCTGATTGAGTTAGTCGGAGGGATTTTTTCCAATAGCATTGCCATTATCTCCGATGCCTTTCATGACTTTGGCGATGCATTGTCTCTTGCCCTCGTTTGGTATTTGCAAAAAGTTTCCACAAAACCAAAAGACAATTATTTTGATTACGGTTACAAACGATTTTCTATTCTTGGTGCCCTCATCATCTCTGTCTTTCTTTCTGTTGGTTCCATTTTTATGATCATTGAATCAATCAAAAGATTCATCACTCCCGAAGAAACAAAAGCTAACATTATGTTTATTCTCGCCATCATTGGAGTTATTGTGAATGGAGCAGCCATGCTCCGATTGAACCATGGTAAATCATTAACAGAGAAAGCAGTGTTCCTTCATTTTCTAGAAGATATTCTTGGATGGATCGCAGTCCTTATCGGAAGTATTGTCATGATGTTTTTCCAATTTCCTTGGTTTGACCCCTTACTTTCATTGGGGATAGCACTATGGATTTTATGGAATGCTTACGGTAACATCAAACAAGTGATGATTGTGATGTTACAGGCAGTTCCTGAATCAATCGATCGAAAAAACTTAATCAGTAGATGGGAAAAAATTAAAGGAATTCACTCAGTACATGATATTAAAATCTGGAGTTTAGACGGTAACCACCATGTTGCTTCTTTGCATGTATTGATAGATAAAACTGTAAAACTAAATGAATTTCAAAAAGTAAAAGAGAAAATTCGAAAGGTAGCTCTAGATTTTGAAATCATCCATACTACCATAGAACTAGAAACAGATGCAGAACAATGTGAGCTCCATTCAAAATGA
- a CDS encoding 7TM diverse intracellular signaling domain-containing protein produces the protein MRTFLTVILSGLLLSCSRLEIQKSIIDDSFVPQKIDYAIATGTEVNFQKLRWTPIFKNNLSLGFQSNHVYLRIKANNQTSVNKLILDLGNPHLDMVRVYEEGNPEPIKEGGDFIAHSHWDAFSKSIAFELEWNTNETKTLILETKSSSNTSYLIRFYSKETFYLKENLENTVLGFFYGTIFIMVIYNLFIFFILKEKAYISYSISIFFNLMLQMYLNGILNQVITLDHPEIHNRIGSIIVTCSALSGWTFAQQTLNLRDLNPWSNRLIQSLKVIVLFYILIPYAYLPIEIAVRLGNLIAQLFVVSVLAVAIINYSTGNKQARLFLIGWGTLLFGILMYTLMQNGILPVNVFTIYGNQIGSTLEAAILSLALANKINELKEEKANTQAEALVTLEEKVRERTKTLDESLNLIKKDLNVAKKIQKTLFSDIKTSDPRIHFHSYYQSMSEVGGDFYDLTQVKPDYYRIFVADATGHGIQAALITMAIKAEYESLKMIYDHPDDLVFHMNQIFINKYSNIQTIFTCSVCDIDLKNKMLFYASAGHPDQIHQRIYDIKLLPRTGKIIGLMDHTQYRIIEHQIEEGDRIFLFTDGIFEQFNEEKELFGEDRLYEILKENLKMNLDHTMAKVLSELASFTEGDVKQDDITFIGCEIQSLS, from the coding sequence ATGCGGACATTTTTAACTGTCATTTTATCGGGATTACTTCTGTCCTGTTCCCGATTGGAAATTCAAAAATCCATCATCGATGACAGTTTTGTTCCACAAAAAATCGATTATGCGATCGCCACGGGTACTGAAGTTAATTTTCAAAAACTCCGATGGACACCTATCTTTAAAAACAATTTGAGTTTGGGTTTCCAATCAAACCATGTGTATCTTCGCATCAAGGCAAATAACCAAACCTCTGTTAATAAATTGATTCTTGATTTGGGGAACCCACACCTTGACATGGTCCGTGTCTATGAAGAGGGAAATCCTGAACCAATCAAAGAAGGCGGTGATTTTATCGCCCATTCTCATTGGGATGCGTTTTCTAAATCCATTGCTTTCGAATTAGAATGGAATACAAACGAAACAAAAACACTCATTTTAGAAACAAAATCATCATCAAATACCAGCTATTTGATCCGTTTTTATTCAAAAGAAACATTTTACTTAAAAGAGAATTTAGAAAATACCGTTCTTGGTTTTTTTTATGGAACCATATTCATCATGGTAATCTATAACTTATTCATCTTTTTTATATTAAAAGAAAAAGCATATATCTCCTATTCCATTTCTATTTTTTTTAATCTAATGTTACAAATGTATCTTAATGGAATCCTAAACCAAGTGATTACGTTAGATCATCCAGAAATTCATAATCGGATCGGAAGTATTATTGTTACTTGTTCGGCACTATCTGGTTGGACATTTGCGCAGCAAACTTTAAATCTTCGGGATTTGAATCCTTGGTCCAACAGGTTGATCCAGTCTTTAAAGGTAATTGTTTTATTCTATATTTTAATTCCTTATGCCTATCTACCAATTGAAATTGCCGTTCGTTTGGGTAATCTAATCGCCCAATTATTTGTAGTTTCCGTTCTTGCAGTTGCTATAATCAATTATAGTACAGGCAACAAACAAGCAAGGTTGTTCCTCATAGGTTGGGGTACATTACTCTTTGGAATCTTAATGTATACTTTGATGCAAAATGGAATTTTACCTGTGAATGTATTTACGATTTATGGAAACCAAATTGGATCTACACTGGAAGCGGCCATTTTGTCATTAGCACTTGCAAACAAAATCAATGAATTAAAAGAAGAAAAAGCAAATACACAGGCAGAGGCATTGGTCACTCTCGAAGAAAAAGTAAGAGAACGTACCAAAACTTTAGATGAATCTTTGAATTTAATTAAGAAAGATTTGAATGTTGCAAAAAAAATCCAAAAAACTTTGTTTTCGGATATTAAAACAAGTGATCCGAGAATTCATTTCCATTCCTACTACCAATCTATGTCAGAAGTTGGTGGCGATTTTTATGACCTAACACAAGTAAAACCAGATTACTATAGAATTTTTGTTGCCGATGCCACAGGGCACGGAATCCAAGCAGCTCTTATCACCATGGCAATCAAAGCCGAATACGAATCATTAAAAATGATTTATGACCATCCCGATGATTTGGTATTTCATATGAACCAAATCTTTATCAACAAATACAGTAATATCCAAACCATTTTTACTTGTTCCGTTTGCGATATTGATTTAAAGAACAAAATGTTATTTTATGCATCGGCAGGTCACCCAGACCAAATCCATCAAAGAATTTATGACATCAAACTTCTTCCAAGAACTGGCAAAATCATTGGTCTTATGGATCATACCCAATATCGAATCATTGAACACCAGATCGAAGAAGGAGATCGTATCTTTTTGTTTACCGATGGAATTTTCGAACAATTCAATGAAGAAAAAGAATTGTTTGGTGAAGACCGTTTGTATGAAATTTTAAAAGAAAACCTAAAGATGAATTTGGACCATACAATGGCAAAAGTACTCAGTGAACTAGCTTCGTTTACTGAAGGTGATGTAAAACAAGATGACATCACATTTATCGGTTGCGAAATTCAAAGTCTAAGTTGA
- a CDS encoding acyl-CoA thioesterase, whose amino-acid sequence MTNPNDLPAKSPQESAVETRHIVLPNDANHYGTAFGGAIMSWIDLIAAMSAQRHSGHEAVTVSIDRINFITPIQIGDHVNLKAMVNYVGTTSMEVGVQVNRENPYTGEMVRATTAYLSFVALDENKKPCPVPPLQLETDLEKRRFAEGKLRIEMAKEFSAKIKAGRKII is encoded by the coding sequence GTGACGAATCCTAACGATTTACCCGCTAAGTCACCCCAAGAATCCGCTGTGGAAACAAGACATATTGTTCTGCCCAATGATGCAAACCATTATGGAACAGCATTCGGTGGGGCCATTATGAGTTGGATCGATTTGATCGCCGCAATGTCTGCGCAAAGGCATTCCGGTCATGAAGCTGTAACCGTAAGTATCGATCGAATTAATTTCATAACCCCAATTCAAATTGGTGACCATGTCAATTTAAAAGCTATGGTCAATTATGTAGGAACTACTTCCATGGAAGTGGGAGTTCAAGTCAATCGTGAGAATCCCTATACCGGTGAGATGGTTCGGGCAACCACAGCCTATCTCTCGTTTGTTGCATTGGATGAAAATAAAAAACCTTGTCCAGTCCCTCCTTTACAATTGGAAACTGATCTGGAAAAACGTAGGTTTGCTGAAGGGAAACTGCGGATTGAAATGGCAAAAGAATTTTCTGCCAAAATCAAAGCCGGAAGAAAGATCATTTAG
- the yidD gene encoding membrane protein insertion efficiency factor YidD — MNRLFLVLIYLYKKLLSPLLPPACRFTPSCSEYAKQAFETYPWYKAFVLSVIRISKCHPYHEGGHDPLPKSFNKS; from the coding sequence ATGAATCGGCTGTTTTTGGTTCTTATTTACCTCTACAAAAAACTGCTGTCCCCCCTATTGCCTCCGGCTTGCCGGTTTACCCCAAGTTGTTCCGAGTACGCCAAACAAGCATTTGAAACCTACCCATGGTACAAAGCGTTTGTTCTTAGTGTGATTCGAATTTCTAAATGCCACCCCTATCACGAAGGTGGGCATGACCCTTTACCGAAATCCTTTAACAAGAGTTAA